The DNA segment TGCCGCAACCTCGCCAAGGGCCTTGTGGTGTCTGCACTTTTACTGACGGCTGTGATATCCCATGCCGGCCAGTTGGCGCTTTCATCCAGTTCCCTCAACCCCAGGCAAAAAATGCCGCTGGCACATGTCTATGGCGGTTGTGGAGGGGAAAATCTGTCTCCCCAGCTCAGTTGGAAAGGGGCTCCCGAAGGCACTAAAAGTTACGCGGTCATGGTATACGATCCTGATGCACCCACTGGCAGTGGATGGTGGCACTGGGTAGTGTTCAATATTCCCGCGGATACCACCAGCCTGCCAGAGGGTGCCGGCGACCTGAAAAACGGCTTGATCCCGGAGGCGATCCAGGTCAGTAATGACTATGGGAACCTGGGATATGGTGGTGCCTGCCCGCCCAAAGGGCACGGCGATCACCGCTACCGTTTCCGGGTATTTGCCTTAAAGGTGGAGTCATTGCCACTGGATGAAAATGCTTCTCCGGCCAAGGTGGGCTTTCATGTGAACGCGAATAAACTGGCCGAGGCTGAGCTTGAGGTACTGTGGGGGCACTAAGCGGCCCGGTGTCGAGTACGGTTCCTGAAGTTTAACAAGTGAAGAAGCGATAAATTATGACGCACGCAACGGTCAGGGAAGCGGTATTCAATCGGCGTATGCTGATCTGTATCGGCACAGGCTTTGCCTCGGGAATGCCATTTTACGTACTGATACAATTGGTACCGGCCTGGCTGCGCTCCGAGGGGGTGGACCTGGCAACGATCGGCATTTTTGCCCTGCTGGGGTTGCCCTACACCTGGAAATTTCTCTGGTCGCCGCTGATGGAGCGATACGCCTTTCCTATCCTGGGACGGCGGCGCGGCTGGATGCTGGTGATGCAGCTTCTGCTGATTATTTGTATTGGTGCAATGGGGATGTTCAATCCCCAATTCAATATCTGGACCATTGCGGTACTGTGCCTTGGTGTTGCATTTTTCAGTGCCAGCCAGGATATCGTCTTGGATGCCTTTCGCCGGGAAATCCTGCCGGATCGGGAACTGGGGCTGGGCAACTCCTTTTATGCGAATGCCTACCGGATTTCCGGACTGGTTCCCGGCTCCCTGAGCCTGATCCTGTCGGATCACCTGGCCTGGAACCAGGTGTTTTGGATCACCGCCGCATTTATGCTGATTGCTGTTTTTATGACACTGGCGGTTGATGAGCCAAAACATCCGGCCGCGCGACCGGGCACACTTCGCGACGCCATAGTGCTGCCATTTGTGGAATTTTTCAATCGCAATGGCGTCAAGCAAGCACTCCTGGTGCTGGCGTTTATGTTCCTGTACAAGCTCGGCGACAACATGGCTACGGCACTAGCCACCCCCTACTACCTGGATATGGGGTACTCCAAGACAGATATCGGTATTGTGGCTAAAAATGCCGGTCTCTGGCCAGCCGCCATCGGCGGTTTTTTTGGTGGCTTGCTGATTGTGCGGATCGGTATCAACAAATGCCTGTGGATTTTTGGCGTTGTTCAGTTTCTATCGATTTTTGGCTTTATGATCTTGTCAGAGGTCAATGGGGAACTGGTGGGAACACCGGGCTTCAACCCCAGCCTCTGGCTTTTAGCGGTCGTAATTGCCTTTGAGTATTTGGGGGTTGGGCTCGGTACAGCGGTGCTCATTGCCTTTATCGCTCGCACGACCAGTAAATTGCACACGGCCACACAATTTGCTTTGTTCAGTGCCTTGACCTTACTGCCGAGAACGCTTGTGAATGCGACAACAGGCTTTTTGGTGGAGTTTATGGGGTGGACCAATTTCTTTTTGCTGTGTGCTGCCCTGGCGGTTCCGGGAATGTTGCTGCTGTTCGCCGTTGCCCCCTGGCGAGGTAATGGCGAGGCGGCATAGAGACCCCACGGATGCTGATGGGCTTATAAGTGCCCCCTTGGGCGTAGTGCGCCAGACCTGTGGCAATGTATTTAGGGGAGCCAGCGGTACCTGGTCATATCCACCCGGCCCTTCAGGAAGGTGACGCCCTCATCTTCCAGGCGCCTGCGCTGGCGGGAGGCGCCGGGCTCCGGCAATGAGATGCGCCCCTGGGCATTGATGACCCTGTGCCAGGGCAGCCGCGTGTCCTTGGGCAGCTTGCGCAACACCCCGCCAGCCAGCCGGGCCGCCCGCGGGTAGCCGGCCATCTCGGCCAGATCACCATATGTGACCACTCGACCACTGGGAATAGCGTTCAGAACGCGACATATTCTGGAGAGCACGCTGTTTTCAACTGATGGGGTGTTGGAGGGGGTAAATGTTGGCACAAAAACCTCAAGTTTTGGCTTTTTATCGTATAGTAGATGCGGATTTGCCGTAAAGGCAACAGCAAAGTTTCCGGCACGATACCGGGATAAGCTGCTGCACCGGCGCCTGTTGCAAGGCCGCAGGTTGTGATGACGTGTCACATTATTCCGACTGTGGCATTATTGCGCTACTAAAACAGATGTTTCCTGCTGGTTTTCCCAGAGACTTCAAGGTTTCCCTGTGGTTTTATCGATACGCTTTTTCAGGTTCTGCATACACACAATCCTCTGCCTGGCGCCATTACAGGTCCTGGCAGGTGTACTCACGCTCGAAAATGGCGATCGTATCCAGGGCACATTGATACTGGTGGATAAAAACCAGGTGGTTTGGAAATCCGAGACCTTTGGTGAGATCAAGGTGGATAAAACCCAGGTTGTTTCAATGGATATTGATACCGACCTGAAGATTGCCGGGCGCGAGGGGCCCTGTACACTGGCGGGGCACAGTCAGGAGCGCTGGGAGCTTTACTGCACTGCGGGGGAAGGCTGGTTTATTGATTTCCTGGGCGTGGAACGCGCAGAGCCCTATACCTACTTTGTCAACAACCCGGTGGTTTTCCACGGCGGTGTCAGTGCTGGCGGGGTGTTTGAACGGGGCAACCGCGAGCGCGAAGATTTGGATGCAAATATCAATCTGGACGTGCGCGCCGGAGACTTTCACCATTTGATCGGCGCCCATTACCGGAGTCAGGGCAGCGAGGAGGATGATGCCCTGGAAAAATACCAGCTGACCTATGGGCTGCGTTGGATTTTTGCAGAAAAATGGTTTGCTGCGGCAAACAGTGCACTGGAGCGTGAGGAGGCCAGAAATCTGGACCTGGGTACAAAGATGGGCCTCGGTCTCGGTTATCTGTTTTACGATACAGACAAGACGGCATTCTCGCTTGAGGGCGGTGTCAGCAGCCTGAAGGAAGAGTTTATTGATGAAGCATTGAGCGAAGACCAGGATGACCGTTATGTGGCGGGGCGCCTGGCTTTGAATTACCGTTATAAATTTGCTATGGGGCCGGAAGTTTATTTTGACCAGGAGACGTTCCAATCACTGGATCACGGCGATGACTACCAGGCGAATGCCAAAGTGGGAATGCGCACTCCCCTGGTCGAAGGGGTTTTGATGGAAATTGGCTATCACTGGCAGTACGATAATACCCCATCTTTGCAGAGCCAAAAAGAAGACACCCGGGTGACTGTGGGTGTTGGATACCAATGGTAATGCCCTGCAGCATCAGGATGCACTGTGAATAGGTCCCTGTATCCTTGTAAATGGGTATCCATGCCGCATACGATGCTGGAAGAGGGGTATTCTTCCCTTCTGCCTTAATTAGAAACAACCAAACAAATCGTCTGTACAAAGCAGCGTTTAGAGAAACCGCCGCCGGTTTCAGGCTGACGCCTGACCCTGAAAGACAAGTGTTGCTGTACAGGTCAACGGTATTTCAAGGGTGCTCATCGGGCAAAGGTTACAAGACTGATTGGATCGCGGGAAATCCAGAAATTGAAAATAAGGAGTTCAACATGCAAATTGCCGGCAGCATAGTGGCGATTACTGGTGCAGGCCAGGGGTTGGGGCGTGCAATGGCCTTGTACCTGGCGGAGCGCGGCGCCCGTCTGGCGCTGATTGATGTTAATGCAGCGGGATTGGAACAAAGTGTTTCCTCCTGTAAAAAGTTCACTGCAGAAGTGCGCAGTTATGACCTGAATGTCGCCAATGAAGAAGCGGTGGATACCGGCTTCAGCCAAATTGCCCAGGACTTTGGCGGCCTGCAGGTATTGATTAATAACGCCGGGATTATGCGTGATGGCATGTTGATCAAATGCAAGGAGGGTAAAGTCACCGATCGCATGTCCCTCTCCCAATGGCAGTCGGTGATTGATGTCAATCTGACTGGCGTTTTTCTCTGTGGCCGCGCTGCTGCAGGTATTATGGCCGAGAGCGGCAAAGGCGGCGTGATGATTAATATTTCCAGTTTGTCCCGGGCCGGCAATATGGGGCAGACAAATTACTCCGCAAGTAAGGCAGGAGTTGCGGCCATGACAGTGACCTGGGCTCGCGAACTGGCCCGCTACGGTGTGCGTGTCGCGGCCATCGCCCCGGGCTTTATTGGCACAGAGATGGTTGCGCAGATGCGCCCCGAGATTCTGCAGGGCCTGGTCAAACAAGTGCCTTTACGCCGCCTGGGGGAGCAGGAGGAAATTGCCTCCACTGTGGCTTTTATCCTTGAAAATGACTTTGTTACCGGCCGTGTTCTGGATATTGATGGCGGCGCCCGGATCTGATCGCCGGAGTTTGTGATTATTTCACTTTGCAGCGTTCAAGCTACCTGACTGATGTGGCGCAGGGCAGTGTCGATGTTGATCAGGGTTCTTGGCGAAGACTGATTTTTATTAAAGCCAGTTTATGGTCGCGATCAGGATGATCTCGGTCTGCCCAAGTTTTGAGAGCTTCAAGTCGCCTTGAGTGACATTTCTGAAGAAGATTCTAATGGTCTGATCACTGCGCAGGAGTTTGCGCTTGAAACCAATCCTTTAATCCAGATACTGACGGGGATAGTGCCTCTTATGCCAGAGATGAACGGCTTACACGGCCCAAAAAATCGAAAGCCAGCGGGCAGAGTTGTCAGGGTATGGGCCCAGAGTTGCGATAAACTGGACCTTGCATTGGTCTTTCAGCAGGCAAGTCTGTTGTGTATTGATACCTGAATCGTTAAGGTTTTATAAGCGAGCGGCTTTTGCTGCAGCAGATTCTTTATTTCAATAAGTTGGATTTTCGAATATCCGGTTTTTGCGCAGCGCGGTATATCAGCGCAATCTTGCCAATTTCCTGTACCAGTTCGCAGGAGGACTGTTCACAGAGTGCGTCCACCAGCTGGTGGCGTTCCTCGCGGTTGGCGATCATTAGTTTGACCTTGATCAGCTCGTGATCCTCAAGCGCCCGATCCAGCTCCTCTCTGACGCCCTCGCTGAGCCCGTTGCCAGCTATGGTCACCACCGGCTTGAGGTTGTGGCCCAGGCTGCGCAGTGCTTTTTTGCGGTGGGCGGTTAAAGGCATACAATACTCCATTTACCACTTGTTGGATATCGATGTGGAAGCGGCCGCAGATCGCAATCCTCGCCAGCAGCTGCATGGCGAGTCAGATCGCGGCCTGGGGCCGCTTTACCATTTAGTTATGATGTGTAGGTATTGTACCCGATGGGCCGATCCAAGAGCAGCCACCGCTGGTTGCGTGAGCATTTTAATGACCATTACGTCAAGCAGTCCCTGAAGGAGGGCTACCGTTCCCGTGCCAGCTATAAATTGCTGGAGCTGCAAAACAGGGACCGCCTGTTCAAGCCGGGTATGACGGTGATTGATCTGGGGGCGGCGCCAGGGGGGTGGTCCCAGGTGGCCGCGACACTGGTGGGGCACAAAGGTCGGGTTTTGGCGTCAGACATACTGTCGATGGATCCACTGGCCGGTGTGGACTTCATTCAGGGTGACTTTACCGAGACGTCGGTGCTCAGCAAGCTCTTGCAGCACCTTGGCGAGGAGATGGCGGACCTTGTGATTTCTGATATGGCCCCCAATATGAGTGGAATACGTGATGTGGATCAGCCCGCCTCCATGTACCTGGTGGAGCTGGCCGTGGATTTGGCACGTCAGGTATTGAAACCGGGTGGTGCTTTTGTCGCCAAGGTTTTTCAGGGTGAGGGGTTCGATGCGCTGATCCGCGACCTGCGAGCCAGTTACAACAGCGTTGTGACCCGTAAGCCCGGCGCCTCCAGACCCCGTTCCCGCGAGGTATATGTGGTGGCGCGGGGATTCAAGGGCGGCTAGGGGGCGCATTTCGGGTCTGCGTGCCTGGTATGGTATAAGCAACCCTGTATTGGCGGTTCGGGCTGTTGCCCTCCGCGCCTATACTGGTTTGAACCGGTAGCGATGTTACCGGTGTTGCCGAAATAGACGGTTATTGAGTGCGAAAGCGAGAGGGCTATCCCTTTGAATGATATGGCGAAAAACCTGGTACTGTGGTTGGTCATCGCAGCGGTCCTGCTGATGGTGTTTCAGAACTTCAAACCACAATCCCGGGATGAGGCTCTCAGCTATTCCGACTTTGTTCAGGATGTGCAGTCGGGCCAGATAAAAAGTGTGGTTGTAGATGGCCTGGTGATCACTGGCGAGAAGGCCGATGGCAGCCGCTTCAAGACCATACAGCCGCAAATCATAGATGACGAATTGACCAATGAGCTGGTGCGCAGCAATGTACAGTTCATCGGACGCGAACCGGAATCCCCGAGTATCTGGCAACAGCTGTTGGTCGCCAGCTTCCCGATTTTGATCATTATTGCGGTATTTATGTTCTTTATGCGCCAGATGCAGGGGGGCGCCGGTGGCCGCTCCGGCCCGATGGCTTTTGGTAAGAGCAAGGCGCGCCTGCTGGGTGAGGATCAGATCAAGACAACTTTCGCCGATGTGGCAGGCGTGGATGAGGCCAAGGAGGAAGTGCAGGAGCTGGTGGAGTTTCTGCGCGACCCCACCAAATTCCAGCGCCTGGGCGGCAATATCCCCCGTGGGGTGCTGATGTGTGGCCCTCCCGGTACGGGCAAAACCCTGCTGGCCAAGGCCATTGCCGGTGAGGCCAAGGTCCCGTTCTTCTCCATTTCCGGCTCCGACTTTGTGGAGATGTTTGTGGGCGTGGGCGCCTCCCGTGTAAGGGATATGTTTGAACAGGCCAAGAAGCAGGCACCCTGTATTATCTTTATTGATGAAATTGATGCCGTTGGCCGACACCGGGGTGCCGGTGTCGGAGGTGGCCATGACGAGCGAGAGCAGACCCTGAATCAGCTGCTGGTTGAGATGGACGGCTTTGAGGGCAATGAAGGGGTGATCGTGATTGCCGCCACCAACCGTCCGGATGTGCTCGACCACGCCCTGTTGCGTCCCGGCCGGTTCGACCGCCAGGTGTTTGTGGGTCTGCCGGATATCCGTGGCCGTGAGCAGATCCTCAAGGTGCATATGCGCAAGGTGCCGCTGGATGACAAGGTGAATGCGCAGACAATCGCACGGGGTACGCCCGGTTTTTCCGGTGCAGACCTGGCCAATCTGGTCAATGAGGCAGCACTGTTTGCCGCCCGCGCCAACAAACGCACCGTCACCATGGATGAATTCGAACGGGCCCGTGACAAGATCATGATGGGCGCAGAGCGCAAATCCATGGTCATGAATGAGAAGGAAAAGGTTAATACCGCCTATCATGAGGCGGGCCACGCGATTATCGGTCGCCTGGTGCCCGAGCATGACCCAGTGCACAAAGTCACCATCATTCCCCGTGGCCGCGCTTTGGGCATCACCCAATTTTTGCCGGAGGAGGACAAATACAGCCTCTCCAAGCGCGCCATTGAGTCGCAGCTGTGCTCCCTGTTTGGCGGTCGCATCGCCGAAGAAATGACCTTAGGGATTGATGGGGTCACTACCGGTGCTTCCAACGATATTGAGCGGGCCACCGACCTGGCGCGCAATATGGTCACCAAGTGGGGTCTCTC comes from the Microbulbifer sp. MI-G genome and includes:
- a CDS encoding YbhB/YbcL family Raf kinase inhibitor-like protein translates to MGVLAMHFGFCYLHCRNLAKGLVVSALLLTAVISHAGQLALSSSSLNPRQKMPLAHVYGGCGGENLSPQLSWKGAPEGTKSYAVMVYDPDAPTGSGWWHWVVFNIPADTTSLPEGAGDLKNGLIPEAIQVSNDYGNLGYGGACPPKGHGDHRYRFRVFALKVESLPLDENASPAKVGFHVNANKLAEAELEVLWGH
- a CDS encoding AmpG family muropeptide MFS transporter; this encodes MTHATVREAVFNRRMLICIGTGFASGMPFYVLIQLVPAWLRSEGVDLATIGIFALLGLPYTWKFLWSPLMERYAFPILGRRRGWMLVMQLLLIICIGAMGMFNPQFNIWTIAVLCLGVAFFSASQDIVLDAFRREILPDRELGLGNSFYANAYRISGLVPGSLSLILSDHLAWNQVFWITAAFMLIAVFMTLAVDEPKHPAARPGTLRDAIVLPFVEFFNRNGVKQALLVLAFMFLYKLGDNMATALATPYYLDMGYSKTDIGIVAKNAGLWPAAIGGFFGGLLIVRIGINKCLWIFGVVQFLSIFGFMILSEVNGELVGTPGFNPSLWLLAVVIAFEYLGVGLGTAVLIAFIARTTSKLHTATQFALFSALTLLPRTLVNATTGFLVEFMGWTNFFLLCAALAVPGMLLLFAVAPWRGNGEAA
- a CDS encoding MGMT family protein; protein product: MPTFTPSNTPSVENSVLSRICRVLNAIPSGRVVTYGDLAEMAGYPRAARLAGGVLRKLPKDTRLPWHRVINAQGRISLPEPGASRQRRRLEDEGVTFLKGRVDMTRYRWLP
- a CDS encoding DUF481 domain-containing protein produces the protein MVLSIRFFRFCIHTILCLAPLQVLAGVLTLENGDRIQGTLILVDKNQVVWKSETFGEIKVDKTQVVSMDIDTDLKIAGREGPCTLAGHSQERWELYCTAGEGWFIDFLGVERAEPYTYFVNNPVVFHGGVSAGGVFERGNREREDLDANINLDVRAGDFHHLIGAHYRSQGSEEDDALEKYQLTYGLRWIFAEKWFAAANSALEREEARNLDLGTKMGLGLGYLFYDTDKTAFSLEGGVSSLKEEFIDEALSEDQDDRYVAGRLALNYRYKFAMGPEVYFDQETFQSLDHGDDYQANAKVGMRTPLVEGVLMEIGYHWQYDNTPSLQSQKEDTRVTVGVGYQW
- a CDS encoding SDR family oxidoreductase, with the translated sequence MQIAGSIVAITGAGQGLGRAMALYLAERGARLALIDVNAAGLEQSVSSCKKFTAEVRSYDLNVANEEAVDTGFSQIAQDFGGLQVLINNAGIMRDGMLIKCKEGKVTDRMSLSQWQSVIDVNLTGVFLCGRAAAGIMAESGKGGVMINISSLSRAGNMGQTNYSASKAGVAAMTVTWARELARYGVRVAAIAPGFIGTEMVAQMRPEILQGLVKQVPLRRLGEQEEIASTVAFILENDFVTGRVLDIDGGARI
- the yhbY gene encoding ribosome assembly RNA-binding protein YhbY, which codes for MPLTAHRKKALRSLGHNLKPVVTIAGNGLSEGVREELDRALEDHELIKVKLMIANREERHQLVDALCEQSSCELVQEIGKIALIYRAAQKPDIRKSNLLK
- the rlmE gene encoding 23S rRNA (uridine(2552)-2'-O)-methyltransferase RlmE; translated protein: MGRSKSSHRWLREHFNDHYVKQSLKEGYRSRASYKLLELQNRDRLFKPGMTVIDLGAAPGGWSQVAATLVGHKGRVLASDILSMDPLAGVDFIQGDFTETSVLSKLLQHLGEEMADLVISDMAPNMSGIRDVDQPASMYLVELAVDLARQVLKPGGAFVAKVFQGEGFDALIRDLRASYNSVVTRKPGASRPRSREVYVVARGFKGG
- the ftsH gene encoding ATP-dependent zinc metalloprotease FtsH, whose protein sequence is MAKNLVLWLVIAAVLLMVFQNFKPQSRDEALSYSDFVQDVQSGQIKSVVVDGLVITGEKADGSRFKTIQPQIIDDELTNELVRSNVQFIGREPESPSIWQQLLVASFPILIIIAVFMFFMRQMQGGAGGRSGPMAFGKSKARLLGEDQIKTTFADVAGVDEAKEEVQELVEFLRDPTKFQRLGGNIPRGVLMCGPPGTGKTLLAKAIAGEAKVPFFSISGSDFVEMFVGVGASRVRDMFEQAKKQAPCIIFIDEIDAVGRHRGAGVGGGHDEREQTLNQLLVEMDGFEGNEGVIVIAATNRPDVLDHALLRPGRFDRQVFVGLPDIRGREQILKVHMRKVPLDDKVNAQTIARGTPGFSGADLANLVNEAALFAARANKRTVTMDEFERARDKIMMGAERKSMVMNEKEKVNTAYHEAGHAIIGRLVPEHDPVHKVTIIPRGRALGITQFLPEEDKYSLSKRAIESQLCSLFGGRIAEEMTLGIDGVTTGASNDIERATDLARNMVTKWGLSEKLGPLHYGEDESGQPGHSNPVSGKTSYEIEAEVRRIIDSCYERASKLLEENRDILEAMKDALMEYETLDAEQVDDLMARRKVRPPKDWQDNNFGSGGSNSSGEKEAKESPPVTDKSNPVGGPLNGH